ACTGGTGGTCACCGACACCATTCCCCTGCGGGATGAGGCCGCCAATTGCTCCCGTATCCGCCAGCTTTCCGTGGCGGACCTGCTGGCGGAAACCATTCGCCGCATCAGCAACGAAGACTCCGTGTCTTCCCTGTTCATCGAATAAGTTTTTTTCAACCCCTTGCCTGGTCGCGGGCAAGGTCAATTACCTGGAGTCTTTATGACCATCGACATCAAAGCTGAAAAGCGTACGGAACAGGGTACCGGAGCGAGCCGCCGCCTGCGCCGTGCCAAGAAGGTCCCTGCCATTGTTTACGGCGCCGGCCTGGCCCCGGAAACCGTGCAACTGGACCACAACGACATCTACCTGAACCTGCGCAAGGAAGCCTTCCACTCTTCCATCCTGAATCTGATCGTGGATGGTCAAAAGCAAATGGTTCTGCTGCGGGATTCCCAAGTCCACCCCTACAAGGCCATCGTCCTGCACGTGGATTTCCAACGGGTCGATCCCAAGCAAAAGCTGCACATCAAGGTGCCCCTGCACTTTGTTAATGCGGAAATCGCTCCGGGGGTGAAGGAATCCGGTGGCATCGTTTCCCACACCATGACCGATCTGGAAATCGCCTGTCTGCCCGCCGATCTGCCCGAATTCGTGGAAGTGGATCTGAAGGATCTGCACGCCGGTCACTCCCTGCACGTCAGCGATCTGAAGCTGCCCAAGGGCGTCAGCGCCGGTCTGCACGGCGAAGACCCGGTGGTGGCCACCATCCTGTCCGTGCGTGCCACGGCTGAAGACGAAGCGGCCGACGCTGCTGCTGCCGCTCCTGCGGCTGAAGGCGCCGCTCCCGCTGCTCCCGCGGCCTGAGTTTCGTCCGCCCATAGAACCGCCGCCTGGCACTCCGGTGCCCGCGGCGGTTTGTTTTTGTAGGAAGCCCGTTCAATGGCAACTGCCTGTCCTCCCCGTCTTATCGTCGGTTTGGGCAACCCCGGTCCCAATTATGCGGATACCCGGCATAACGCCGGATTCTGGCTGGTGGACCGACTGGCCGACCAACTCCATGTTTCCCTGGCCCCCCAAAAATCCTTCTTCGGCCTGGTGGCCAAGGCGGGAGAGCGCTGGCTTCTGGAGCCCGGGACCTATATGAACAAGTCGGGCCAGGCCGTGGGGGCTTTGGCCCGGTTTTATAAAATCGCCCCGGAAGAAATTCTGGTGGTCCACGATGAGCTGGACCTGCCCCCGGGGGGTATCCGCCTGAAACAGGGCGGTGGCAACGGGGGGCATAACGGCTTGAAGGACATCCAGGCCGCCCTGGGCAGCCCCAATTTTTGGCGCCTGCGCCTGGGGACGGGCCATCCCCGTTCCCTGGGCCTGAATCAGGAAGTGGTGGATTTTGTTTTGCACCGCCCCCGGGCTGAGGAGCAGGCAGAAATCGACCGGGCCCTGGACCGCTGTCTCCTAGCCTGGCCCCTCCTGGCCGCCGGGGATTTTGCCGCGGCCCAGCAGCAGTTGCACGGCAAGGCAGTCTAGGTCCGGCTCCGGCTACAATAGCGCTTACCCAGAAGGGCCCGCCGCCCTTCTCCCTTTGTCAGTCATCCCGTTCGGGGCCCTCCGGACGGCAGGGGATTCCTCCGGGAATCCCGTCAGCGAGGAATTTTCATGAGCCTGAAATGCGGCATCGTCGGCCTGCCCAACGTGGGCAAATCCACCCTGTTCAACGCCCTGACCAAAGCGGGCATTGCGGCGGAAAACTATCCCTTCTGCACCATTGAGCCCAATGTGGGCATCGTGGAAGTGCCCGATCCCCGGCTGGCGGGGCTATCTGCCATCGTTAAGCCCCAGAAAATTCAGCCCGCCATTGTGGAATTCGTGGATATCGCCGGGCTGGTAGCTGGCGCCTCCAAGGGGGAAGGCCTGGGCAACCAGTTCCTGGCCAACATCCGGGAAACGGACGCCATCGTCAATGTGGTGCGCTGCTTTGACGATGCCAACGTGGTCCACGTTTCCGGCCGGGTGGACCCCATCGCGGACATTGAAACCATTGTCACCGAACTGGCCCTGGCGGACCTGGCAGTGGTGGAACGGGTTCTCAACCGGGATAGCAAAAAGGCCAAGGCCGGGGACAAGGAAGCCCAGAAGCTGGTGCCCGTCCTGGAAAGGCTCCTGCCCCACCTGAACGAAGGCAAGCCTGCCCGTACCCTGGGCCTGAGCAAGGACGAAGTGGCCCTGCTCAAGCCCCTCTGCCTGCTGACCATTAAGCCCGCCATGTACGTGGGCAACGTGTTGGAAGACGGCTTCGAGAACAATCCCCACTTGGACCGGCTGCGGGCTTTTGCCGCTGCCGAAAACGCCCCCGTGGTGGCCGTTTGCGCCAAGATCGAAGCGGAGCTGGCGGATCTGGAAGATGAGGACAAGGCGGCTTTTCTGGCCGATCTGGGGCTGGAAGAGCCGGGGCTGAACCGGGTGATCCGGGCTGGCTACGACCTCCTGGGCCTGCAAACCTATTTCACCGCCGGGGTGAAGGAAGTCCGGGCTTGGACCATCCACAAGGGCGACACCGCGCCCCAGGCCGCCGGGGTGATCCACACCGACTTCGAAAAAGGCTTCATTCGCGCCCAAACCATTGCCTTTGCCGACTTCATCGCCTGTGGCGGGGAACAGGGAGCCAAGGAAGCGGGCAAAATGCGGGCCGAAGGCAAGGATTACGTGGTGCAGGACGGGGACGTGATGAACTTCCTGTTCAACGTTTAAGTAGAAAGCTCTGTTCTTACGTCGTTCGTGAATCTTTAACGTCTAATTAGCGAGGTATGGGCTCCGGCCTGGGATAAGCTCTTCCCCCGTTTTTTCGACTCCTCTCCTGACCGGGAAACCCCGTTGTAGCGTTGGCTACGGCGGGGTTTTTCTTTTTGGGGAGTGGAAGCGGCGGACTGGCGTGGTGCTGCGTTTTTCCCGCTAGCGTTTGCTTTGCCGTTCCTGAGTAAAGCGGTGGGATAACGCCAGGGCTTTTCCACCGGCTGTCGGGAAAGCGGTTTGTGAAAGGGCATGGACATTCCAGAACCGGAGGGGGGCCTATCCTTGGGGGGGCGCGGCTCGGGAAGGGAATGGCCCGGTCCTTAGTGGCTGTTTTGATTTTCTTCCGGGGCTCCCTCCGGTCCCTCGGAATCCCCGTCTTCGTGAAAGGCCCGGGTCTGCTGGCCGCCCCGTTGTTTGCTGGCGTACATGGCGAAATCGGCCCGGTTCAGGAGGGTTTCGCTGTTTTCTCCGTGGTCCGGGTAGAGGCTGATGCCGATACTGGCGCCCACCTGGTATTGGTGCTGGTCGTGGAGCACGGGCATGTCGGTGATCTGGAGTATTTTTTCCGCCACGATTTCCGCTTCCCCTAACTCCCGGATTTCCGGCAGGAGAATGACGAATTCGTCCCCTCCCAGGCGAGCCACCGTGTCCATGCCCCGCACCGCATTGCGCAGGCGCTGGGCCAGGGTTTCCAGGACCCGGTCTCCGGCAGCGTGGCCGTAGCGGTCATTCACCTGTTTGAACCGATCCAGGTCCAAGAGCAGCAGGGCTACCTTGTGTTCCTTGCGGCGAGCGGTGAAGATGGCCTGATCCAGCCGGTCCGCCAGCAGGCGCCGGTTGGGCAGGCCGGTGAGGGTGTCGTGGTAGGCCTGGTGCCGGTATTTGGCCTCGGTCTGGACCCGGGTGGTGATGTCGGAGACGGTGCCGTGGTAGCCCTGGAAATGCCCATCCCCGTCCAAAACCGGGTTGCCGCTGGAACATAGCCAGCGGAAGCTGCCATCCATGCCCTTCATCTGGTAGATAAAATTCCGGAACGGCTCGTGGCGCTCCAGGCGCTGGCGATGCTTGTCCCAGGCCGCTTCCGCAATGCCCCGCAGGCCCCGGATTTCCCAGTCCGCCTTGCCCAGGAAGCGGGGGGTGCCCAGGTGGTCCAGCAAGTCCTGAGCCCCTTCCAGGGTGGTGTAGCGGAACTGGCCATCCTGTTCCCAATAGAGGTCGGAGGAGAGGGCGATCAGATCCCGCAGGCGCTGCTGGGAGCGGGCCAGTTCCTCCTGATTGCGGCGCCGCTCCGTAACGTCCGAGACCACCCAGACCGTGCCCAGTTCCGGGGCTTCCGGAGCTACCAGGCGGCCCGATACTTCGGCCCAGAAGCGGCTACCGTCCTTGCGTTTGAGCTCCATTTCCCCATGGAAGGGGCGGCGTTCCGTGCCTATGGCGGTCCGGGCGGCTTCGTCCAGTTGGTGCCAGTCTTCCGTTTCCGGTAGCCATTCCCAGGGGGGCATTCCCTTCAGCTCCCCCGGCTCATAACCCAGCATCTGGGCAAAGCGGGGGTTACTTTTTACCGTGTGATGGGGGGCCGGGCGCAGAAGGAGAATGCCTTCCCCGGCGGACTCAAAAATCACCCGCTGCTGGCGCAGTAAATCCTGGGTCAGCCGATGGTGGGCGAAGGCTTGCAGGAGCCGGTGGTGCTGGCGGGTGAAGGCCCAGGCCAGGAGGGCGCCGAGGACGGCACTGCCCACCAGAATGAGCCAGGCCCCCGCCGAATACAGGAGGGCGATGCGCAGGGCCAGGGGCAGGAACAGGGCGGCCATGAAGGCCGTGTAGGCGGGGGCGCAGCCGAATAGGGGAAAGGCGTTGATCAGGGCAAGGCAGCTGGCGATGCCCAGGGCCAGGAGCATCTGGGTCGGTGGGGTCAGGCCCAGGGGCAGCCAAGCCAGGGCGGACCAGGCCAGTCCCTGAAAGCCCAGGCTCAGGGCGGAGATAGCCTGCCAGCTTCCATGGGCTTCTCCCGAGCAGCGTAGGCGAAAACGGAGGGACAACAGGGCATGGACGCTGACACTCAGCCCGGCGCTCACCAGGGGCCAGAGCCAGGCCCGGGACTGGCCTTCCAGGGCCAGGGCGAAGGCCGTGGCTACCCCCAGGAACAGCATCAGGATCAGGGAGATGGGCATGCCGCTGTAGAGCAGGCTGAGTCCGTCTTCCCGGGCTTGCTGGAGCCGGGGATGGGTGGGGGGGCGATGGCGGGCTGGGTGCATGGGCGGGGTGGGCAGGGTAAACTGGAAACTGTCTCCGATCCTCTTCCTCCCGGTCCGTTCCCTTGTCCAGTCTTGCCCTGATGCCCCCGTCTCCGCCGGTGACCTATCGGGGGCGTTTTGCCCCGACGCCCAGCGGACCTTTGCATTTCGGGTCCCTGGTGGCGGCACTGGGCAGTTATCTGGAGGCGCGCAGCCGGGGAGGGGAATGGCTGCTGCGGATGGAGGATGTGGATGGGCCCCGGACGGTGCCCGGGGCGGCGGCGGATATCCTCCGGACCCTGGAGGCCTTTGGCTTCCAGTGGGACGGCCCCGTACTCTACCAGAGTCAGCGCCTAGATGCCTATGGCGTGGCCCTGGAACGCCTGGTGGCGGCGGGGCTGGCCTATCCCTGCGGCTGTTCCCGCAAGGAGGTTCAGGCGGCCGGAGGCGGTCTTTCCGTGGATGGGGCGCCCCGCTACGATGGCCGTTGCCGCCGGGGCCTGGCCCCGGGACGTCGGCCCCGGGCCTGGCGTTTGGCGGTGCCGGACCGCTATTACGGCATTCAGGATGGTCTTCTAGGGGATTTGGGCCATGACCTGGGCCTGGCCGTGGGGGATTTTGTCCTGCGCCGGGCCGATGGCCAGTACGCCTACCAGCTGGCGGTGGTGGTGGATGACGCCTTTCAGGGCATCAACCGGGTGGTGCGGGGCGCGGATCTGGTGGATTCCACTCCCCGCCAGCTTTACCTCCAGGATTGCCTGGGTTATCCCCGGCCCGCCTATGTGCATTTGCCTGTGGTGACCAATGCCCGGGGGGAAAAGCTCTCCAAGCAAACCCGGGCCCGGGGCCTGGATCGGGAGCGGCCTCTGCCCACCCTGTGGCAGGCCTGGGCTTTTCTGGGGCAGGAAGCGCCCCGGGAGGAGGGGGGGAGTCTGGCGGATTTCTGGGCCTGGAGTCTGGCCCACTGGGACCTGGCCCGGGTGCCCGCCGTGCGTGGCCGTTACTGGCCAGATGGGATGGCTTGAAGCGGGAGAAGTTGGGCCGAGGCGGGAAAATAGGGGGAAAAACGCCTATTGGCGGAATTCCCGGCCCCCGTAGCCGGCCAGGCCGATGGCCAGCCGCACCAGGGCATAGCAGGACCAGCGCAGCAGACGGGAATAGAGGGGCAGGCGCTTCCAGCGTTGGGCCGGCAGTTCCCGGGCCCCTTCCGCCATGGCCTGATGCAGGCTGTCCTTTAATTCCTTGGCGAACTGCTGATCCCGAACCAGTACATTGGCCTCCCGGGCCAGGAGCAGGCTGAAGGGGTCGATGTTGCTGGAGCCCACCGTGGCCCACTGGCCGTCTACCACCGCCACCTTGGCGTGGAGAAAGCTGCGCTGGTAAAGGAAAATACGCACCCCGGCTCCCAGGAAGAAGCCGTAGAGGGCCTGGGAGGCGTAGTGGAGCAGCCGGTATTCCACCCGGCCCTGTAATAGCACGGTGACCTTGACCCCCCGGCCCACGGCGGCCGCCAGGGCATGGCGGAAGCGGGCCCCGGGGAGGAAGTAGGCGTTGGCCAGCAGCACTTCCTCCCGGGCGCTGTTGATGGCCTCCAGATAGGCGTTCTCAATTTCCCCCCGGTGGCGGATGTTGTCCCGGGTGACGAAGGCGGCCCACTGGTGACCAGCCGGGTAAGTCTGGGCGATGAGCCGGGAGGTGTTGTGGTAGCGGTGGCGGAAATTGGCCCACACCACCATTTCCCAAAGCCGCCCCACGGTCCGGTGGATGGGGGCCAGGAGCGGCCCTTCCACCTGAATGGCGTAGTCGTAGCGGGGCGGCACCTGGTGGGGGGTGTTCATGTCATCGATGATGTTGATGCCACCCACGAAGGCGATACGGGCATCCACCACGGCGATCTTCCGATGCATCCGTCGCAGCCGGTGGCGGCGCAGGCGCCAGGGGGCTAGTTCCGGGCGGAAGATGAGTACCTGGACCCCGGCGGCCAGCAACTGGGGCATCAGGGTTTGGGGAAAGCTCCGGGCGCCAAAGCCGTCCACCAGCAGACGCACGGTAATGCCCCGGCGGGCCGCTTCCCCCAGGGCGGCAGCGATGTGGCGGCCGGTGGCGTCATTTTCGAAAATGTAGGTTTCCAGGTGGATTTCTTTCTCCGCTTCCCGAATGGCCTGGAGCAGGGCGGGAAAATATTCCCCGCCGCTGTTGAGGAGGCGCAGCCGGTTGCCGGGGAGGAATTCCGCCATGGGGCTCAGGGGGCCAGGGTAAGACGGGCGGAGAGGGCGGCGTGGTCCGAGAGCTGGGACCAGGGCTCGCCGAAATGGACTTCCGCCCGATGCACGTGGAAGCCCCGCACATAGATCCGGTCTAAGCGCAGCAGGGGCAGGGTTGAGGGAAAACTGCGCACCGGCTGGCCGGCGGCGCCGCCGAACACTTCCGTGAGATGGAGCCGTTCCGCTAGCAGGTCGTCCGCCTTGTTGCGCCAGTCGTTAAAGTCCCCGGCGATGATCAGGGGAGATTCGGGGGGCACCAAGCCTTCCACCCGGTCTGCCAGGGACTCCATCTGCTTGCGTCGGCTGCGCCCGAACAGGGACAGATGGACGCAGATGCAATGCAGGGGCACTTCCCAGCCCGCCACCTGGATAATGGCGTGGAGCAGACCTCGGCGTTCGAACTGGTGCTGGGAAACGTCTTGGTTTTCCGAGGACAGAATGGGGTAGCGGGAGAGGATGGCGTTACCGTGGTGGCCGCCGTGATAGACCATGTTGCGGCCATAGGCCGTGGCTTGCCAGACATCTTCCGCCAGGAATTTGTGCTGGGGTTCCTCCGGCCAGTCCTCCAGTTTTTTTGCGTGGCCCCGGTGCAGGCCCTGGACCTCCTGGAGAAAGACCACGTCCGGAGCCAGCTCCCGCAGACAGTCCCGCAGCTCATGGACCATCACCCGGCGGTTGAACTGGGTGAAGCCCTTGTGGATGTTGTAGGTGGCGACGTGGAGTTGGGGGAGCTTGCGGGGGGTAGTCATGGCAAAGAGTATAAGCCAAGGCCCGGCGCCGGGCTCCGGGGGCGTCCGGTCAAGCCCTCAGGGCCGGGCGGGGGCCTTTTCCAGAAAGGCGGCGAAGGCTTCCGCCGCCAGGGGCTTGGCGTAGAGGTAGCCCTGGGCCTGCTGACAGCCGTAGTCCCGCAGCAATTGGGGCAGGCGCTGGTCTTCCACCCCTTCCGCAATGGTTTCCAGGCCCAGGCTCTGGGCCATCTGAATAATGGCCCGGACGATGGCCGTGTCGTCCCCGTCGTTGGCCATATTGCGCACGAAGGACTGGTCGATTTTCAGCTTATGGACGGCAAAGCGTTTCAGGTAGGCCAGGCTGGAGTAGCCGGTGCCGAAATCATCCACGGACAGGCGGATGCCCTGGCTGCGCAGATGGGCCAGGGTTTCCAGCACGGTTTCCGTATCGTCGATGAGGATGGATTCGGTCAGTTCCAGTTCCAACTGGGTAGGGGGCAGACCGCTCTGGGCCAGGGCTTCCAATACCGTGTGCTGGAGATTGCCCCGCTTGAACTGAATGGCGGAGAGATTCACCGCCATGGTCAGGCCCGGGTGGCCGGATTTGTTCCAGCGCACCGCCTGACGGCAGGCTTCCTGCAATACCCAGGCCCCCAGGGGCACGATAAAGCCCGTGTCTTCCGCCAGGCCGATGAAGCGTACCGGGGACAGCAGCCCCAGTTCCGGGTGCTGCCAGCGGACCAGGGCTTCCGCTCCCACCACGGCGCCGGTGCTGAGGCACACCTGGGGCTGGTAGTGGAGGACGAATTCCCCCCGCTCCAGGGCCCGCCCCAGCTCGTTGCGCAGGCGCAGATTGGCGGTGGCATTGGCGTTCATGCTGGGGTCGAAGAAGGAATAGGTGTTCCGTCCCGCTTCCTTGGCGTGGTACATGGCCGTATCGGCCCGCTGGATGAGCTTGCCCACCTCCGTCCCATCCCCCGGATAGCAGGCCACGCCGATGGAGGCGGAGGTGACCAGTTCCTGGGTGCCCAGGGGGAAGGGCCGGGAAATTTCCCCGAGAATTTTTTCCAGCTGACGGCTCAGGTCGGCGGCAGATGCGGCGGCCAGGAGCATGAGGAATTCGTCTCCCCCCTGGCGGCTCACCAGCTCGTCTTCTCCCAGGCAGTGGGCTAGGCGCTTGGCCACGGCCCGCAGCAGGGCATCGCCCACTGCATGGCCCAGGGAGTCATTAATGGTCTTGAAATGGTCCAGATCCAGGCAGAGCAGGGCGAAGCCCCGGCCGCTGCGCTGGGCCTTGGCGATGGCCTCCCGGGCTTTTTCCTGGAGCAGGAGCCGGTTAGGCAGTTCGGTGAGCAGGTCGTGGTGGGCGAGGAAATCGATCTGGGCCTGGGCGTCCTTGCGTTCCGTGATGTCGGAAAAGACGGCCAGGTAATTGGTGGCCTGACCGGAGCTGTCCCGAACCACGGAAATACTGGACCACTGGGGATAAATTTCCCCATTCTTGCGCCGGTTCCACAGTTCCCCCTGCCAGTGCCCGTGGTGGATCAGGGCTTCCCACATCTGCTGGTAAAAGGCCCGGTCATGCTTGCCCGAAGAAAGGAGCTTGGGGGTCTGGCCCAGGACTTCCTCCTGGGAATAGCCCGTGGTCTGGGTGAAGGCCCGGTTGACCGAAAGAATGCACCGGGAGGCATCAGTCACCATGATGCCTTCGCTGCTGCTTTCAAAAGCCTTGTGCAGGAGGCGCAGGGATTCGTCCTGCCGGTTCCGGTCCAGAACGATGCCGATAATGGAGGCGCCGATTTCCAGAAGCTTTTTGTGGAAAGGGCTGGGGTTACGATGCTCGAAGCTGGAGAGGGCGAAGGTGCCCACGACGCGCCCGCCCTGGCTACGGATGGGCATGGACCAGCAGGCCATGATCTTGAAGTCGATGGCCAGCTGGCGCAGGTCCTTCCAGCGATCGTCGGTCAGGGTGTCCGGCACATAGACCGGTTCCTGGCGATAGATCACATTGCCGCAAGAACCGGCGCAGGGGCCCGGCACCAGGCCGTTGAGCCGGGCCCGGCTTTCCGGGGTGAGGCTGGGTGCGGCGTATACATTCAGTCTGCAACCGGTGGGGTCGAGCAGCATGACCGAGGCCGCCGCATTGGGGAGCAGCTGTTCTTCCAGGCCACAGACGCTGTTGATGGTTTCCAGGTGGTCCTGTCCCCGGGCCACGGATTCCAGAATGGACTGTTGCAGGTTAAGCAGGGTTTCCTGCTCAGCGGGAGACAGCTGGCAGTAATCCACCCCGGATTCGGAGGCGAAGGGGGTGGGCAGGGGCGGGGGGGACAGGGTGGCCATGGGCGGCTCAGGAAACCGCCAACATGCGGTCCAGAGCGATGCGAGCCAGTTTGGCCTCATGCTCCGGCACCCGGATGGCGTTTACCACATTGCCGTCCGCCAGATTTTCCAGGGTCCAGGCCAGATGCTGGGGATCAATGCGCTGCATGGTGGAGCACATGCATACCGTGGGGGCCATGAACTGGACGATTTTGCCCTGGGGCTTCACTTCTTCCGCCAGCCGGTTTACCAGATTCAGTTCTGTGCCCACCAGCCAGCGGCTGCCCGCCGGAGCTTCCTTGATGGTTTTGACGATGGCTTCCGTGGAGCCTACCTGATCGGCCAGTTTACAAACGTCGAAATTGCACTCCGGGTGGGCGATGACCCGCCCATCCGGATGTTCCTTGCGGAAGCGCTCGATATGGCTGGCCTGGAACATCTGGTGCACCGAGCAATGGCCCTTCCACAGGAGAATCTTGGCCTGACGGATTTGTTCCGGGGTAAGGCCGCCGTTTTCCTGATCCGGGTCCCAGACCGCCATGTCCCCCAGGGGAATGCCCAGGTTGTAGCCGGTCCAGCGGCCCAGATGCTGATCCGGGAAAAACAGCACCTTTTCCCGCTGGGCGAAGGCCCATTGGGCAATGGTGCCGGCGTTGGAGGAGGTGCAGACGATACCCCCGTGGTCGCCGCAGAAGGCTTTCAGGTCGGCGGCGGAATTGATGTAGGTGACCGGGGTGACCTGGGCATCCACATCTCCCAGCACTTCCCCCAGTTCCCGCCAGCACCGTTCCACCTTGGCCAGATTGGCCATGTCCGCCATGGAACAGCCCGCCGCCAGGTCAGGCAGGATGGCCGTCTGTCCGGCCTTGGACATGATGTCCGCCACTTCCGCCATAAAATGGACGCCGCAGAAAACGATGTATTCCGCATCGGTCTGGGAGGCCAGACGGGACAGTTTCAGGGAATCGCCGGTGAGGTCCGCGTGGCGATAAACATCAGCCCGCTGATAGTGGTGACAGAGGAGGACGGCCTTTTTCCCCAGACGGGCGCGGGCGGCGAGAATGCGTTCCTGGCAATCCTCGTCCTGCATTTCATTGAAGCGGTCGAAAGCGATGGTGGCTGTTTGCATGGGATTCTCGAATTCTCCGGGGGCCTGGGGCAAAAGCCTCAGCTTTGGGTCCAGGGCAGGCCGGCATGACGCCAGCCGCCGATGTGATTGCGTTGGCCTTTGGCATCCCGGTCCCCTTCAAAGCCTTCCAGGATGTTGTAGCTGCTGCCGTAACCGGCCGCCGCCGCTGCCGTGGCCGCCATATTGGAGCGGCCGCCGCTGCGGCACAGGAACATGACCAGGGATTCCGTATCCACCCGGGCCTTCAGCTGTTGCAGAAAATGGGGGTTGGGGGTGCCCCCCGGATAGATGTTCCACTCGATTTCCACCGCCTCGGGCACCCGGCCCACCCAGTCCTGCTCGGCCCGGGTACGTACATCCACCAGCTTGGCCCCGGGGGCGCTTTGCCACACCATCAGGGCCTCGGCGGGCGTGAGGGCGCCAGCGTAGGGAAGATTGAGTTCCTTGGCGCGGTTCTGGGCCAAAGCCAGGAGGTCGGCGAGTTTTCCCATGGTGTGGTCCATCAGGCAAAAGGGGTTGGGGAATTTCCCGGCCCAGGGGTGGCCTGGAGGGCCACCGGCCCGGGAGTGGAAAAATAAGGGCAGCGAGGGGGGATTATAAAACAATGCCTACCCGGGCGCATTGAGCCCGGGGCAGGGCGGCGAGTTGGGTGAAAAACCCCGTTTGGGGCGAAAAGGCTTCAAAAAGGCGGTCTCGGGGCAAAATGCACCCACTTTGAGCAGTAATCACCATGGCATGGGGGTGGCGGGCGTTGCAATTATCTCTTTTGACGTGGATGGCGGGGAAAAGTGCGGACGGGAGGACGTTTTTACCGTGCCGGCCTGGGTGGCACAGGAAACGCTGAAAATCAGATGCTTGCACTTTATTGGTGCGACTCTGGGGTAATTTGCGCACTATTGGTGCATTAAAAAAGTAAAAGTCCGTATCTTTTCTTATGGCACAATGGCCTATGGACTGTGTGGCTTTGGCACGGATTTCGCTCACTGGTTCCGCACGGATTTATTTGAATGTCACCGGATCCCCGGTATCTGCTTAGGAGACTTTGCGCTATGGCAACCCCTCAAGACGTCATGAAGTTGGTCAAGGAAAACGACGTCAAATTCGTTGATTTCCGCTTCACCGACACCCGCGGTAAGGAACAGCACGTGGGCGTGCCCATCTCCGCTTTTGACGAAGACAAGTTCGAAAGCGGTCATGCCTTTGACGGTTCCTCCATCGCCGGTTGGAAGGGGATTCAAGCCTCCGACATGCTGCTGATGCCGGATGCCGAAACCGCCTACATCGACCCCTTCTTCGACGAAACCACCCTGGTGCTGACCTGTGACGTGGTGGAACCTGCCGACGGCAAGGGCTACGACCGGGATCCCCGCTCCATCGCCAAGCGCGCCGAAGCTTACCTGAAGTCCTCCGGTATCGGTGACACCTGCTTCTTCGGCCCCGAACCCGAATTCTTCGTCTTCGATTCCGTGGAATGGAATGCGGACATGTCCGGCTCCTTCTGCAAGGTCTATTCCGAAGAAGCCGCCTGGGCTTCCGGCGAAAAGATCGAAGGCGGCAACATCGGTCACCGTCCCTCCGTCAAGGGCGGCTATTTCCCCGTTCCCCCCGTTGATTCCCTGAACGACGTGCGGGCCGCCATGTGTCTGGCCCTGGAACAATGCGGCGTGGAAGTGGAAGTGCACCACCACGAAGTGGCCACCGCCGGTCAGTGCGAAATCGGCACCAAGTTCAACTCCCTGGTGCGCCGCGCCGACTGGACCCAAGTGCTGAAGTACGTGGTTCACAATGTGGCCCACCAATACGGCAAGACCGCCACCTTCATGCCCAAGCCCATCGTTGGTGACAACGGTTCCGGCATGCACTGCCACCAATCCATCTGGAAGGACGGGCAAAACCTGTTCGCTGGCAACGGTTACGCCGGTCTGTCCGAATTCGCCCTGTACTACATTGGCGGCATCATCAAGCACGCTCGTGCCCTGAACGCCCTCACCAACCCGGGCACCAACTCCTACAAGCGTCTGGTCCCCGGCTTCGAAGCTCCGGTGAAACTGGCTTACTCCGCCAAGAACCGTTCCGCTT
This sequence is a window from Azospira inquinata. Protein-coding genes within it:
- a CDS encoding endonuclease/exonuclease/phosphatase family protein translates to MTTPRKLPQLHVATYNIHKGFTQFNRRVMVHELRDCLRELAPDVVFLQEVQGLHRGHAKKLEDWPEEPQHKFLAEDVWQATAYGRNMVYHGGHHGNAILSRYPILSSENQDVSQHQFERRGLLHAIIQVAGWEVPLHCICVHLSLFGRSRRKQMESLADRVEGLVPPESPLIIAGDFNDWRNKADDLLAERLHLTEVFGGAAGQPVRSFPSTLPLLRLDRIYVRGFHVHRAEVHFGEPWSQLSDHAALSARLTLAP
- a CDS encoding bifunctional diguanylate cyclase/phosphodiesterase, whose translation is MATLSPPPLPTPFASESGVDYCQLSPAEQETLLNLQQSILESVARGQDHLETINSVCGLEEQLLPNAAASVMLLDPTGCRLNVYAAPSLTPESRARLNGLVPGPCAGSCGNVIYRQEPVYVPDTLTDDRWKDLRQLAIDFKIMACWSMPIRSQGGRVVGTFALSSFEHRNPSPFHKKLLEIGASIIGIVLDRNRQDESLRLLHKAFESSSEGIMVTDASRCILSVNRAFTQTTGYSQEEVLGQTPKLLSSGKHDRAFYQQMWEALIHHGHWQGELWNRRKNGEIYPQWSSISVVRDSSGQATNYLAVFSDITERKDAQAQIDFLAHHDLLTELPNRLLLQEKAREAIAKAQRSGRGFALLCLDLDHFKTINDSLGHAVGDALLRAVAKRLAHCLGEDELVSRQGGDEFLMLLAAASAADLSRQLEKILGEISRPFPLGTQELVTSASIGVACYPGDGTEVGKLIQRADTAMYHAKEAGRNTYSFFDPSMNANATANLRLRNELGRALERGEFVLHYQPQVCLSTGAVVGAEALVRWQHPELGLLSPVRFIGLAEDTGFIVPLGAWVLQEACRQAVRWNKSGHPGLTMAVNLSAIQFKRGNLQHTVLEALAQSGLPPTQLELELTESILIDDTETVLETLAHLRSQGIRLSVDDFGTGYSSLAYLKRFAVHKLKIDQSFVRNMANDGDDTAIVRAIIQMAQSLGLETIAEGVEDQRLPQLLRDYGCQQAQGYLYAKPLAAEAFAAFLEKAPARP
- the nadA gene encoding quinolinate synthase NadA encodes the protein MQTATIAFDRFNEMQDEDCQERILAARARLGKKAVLLCHHYQRADVYRHADLTGDSLKLSRLASQTDAEYIVFCGVHFMAEVADIMSKAGQTAILPDLAAGCSMADMANLAKVERCWRELGEVLGDVDAQVTPVTYINSAADLKAFCGDHGGIVCTSSNAGTIAQWAFAQREKVLFFPDQHLGRWTGYNLGIPLGDMAVWDPDQENGGLTPEQIRQAKILLWKGHCSVHQMFQASHIERFRKEHPDGRVIAHPECNFDVCKLADQVGSTEAIVKTIKEAPAGSRWLVGTELNLVNRLAEEVKPQGKIVQFMAPTVCMCSTMQRIDPQHLAWTLENLADGNVVNAIRVPEHEAKLARIALDRMLAVS
- a CDS encoding rhodanese-like domain-containing protein; this encodes MGKLADLLALAQNRAKELNLPYAGALTPAEALMVWQSAPGAKLVDVRTRAEQDWVGRVPEAVEIEWNIYPGGTPNPHFLQQLKARVDTESLVMFLCRSGGRSNMAATAAAAAGYGSSYNILEGFEGDRDAKGQRNHIGGWRHAGLPWTQS
- the glnA gene encoding type I glutamate--ammonia ligase, whose protein sequence is MATPQDVMKLVKENDVKFVDFRFTDTRGKEQHVGVPISAFDEDKFESGHAFDGSSIAGWKGIQASDMLLMPDAETAYIDPFFDETTLVLTCDVVEPADGKGYDRDPRSIAKRAEAYLKSSGIGDTCFFGPEPEFFVFDSVEWNADMSGSFCKVYSEEAAWASGEKIEGGNIGHRPSVKGGYFPVPPVDSLNDVRAAMCLALEQCGVEVEVHHHEVATAGQCEIGTKFNSLVRRADWTQVLKYVVHNVAHQYGKTATFMPKPIVGDNGSGMHCHQSIWKDGQNLFAGNGYAGLSEFALYYIGGIIKHARALNALTNPGTNSYKRLVPGFEAPVKLAYSAKNRSASIRVPYVASSKARRIEVRFPDPIANPYLAFSAMMMAGLDGVQNKLHPGDAADKNLYDLPPEEDAKIPTVCSSLEQALDYLDKDREFLTRGGVFSNDWIDAYIGLKMEEVTKFRMTTHPVEFDMYYSC